In Terriglobus aquaticus, the genomic window GCCTGGACCGATTACATAGCTGTCCTGCGAGACCACGGATTTTGGATCCGCCGTTGCCTGCAGCGCAACGCCTGTTCCGGCTGCTGCCGTTCCGCTCGTCACTGCACCGGCGCTCGTGGTCGCCGTTCCCGAAGTTGTTGTGGCTGCAGCAGTTGGCGTTGGCGGCGGAGCGATTGCCGGACGCGTCTGCGCCCGGGCCGCAAAGCCCGTCCAACACACCAAAACCACACCTACACTACCGATTCCACGCTTCACGTCCTAACCCTCACATCCATCATCGTCTCGGACACCGGTCTATGCCGGCACCGTTCCGCAATCCCGGACAGATTCTCGCAGAGCCACATGGGGCTCACGATACCTTTCTCCAGGTCGCGCGTCCTTCTTGAGACGCGGTAGATTCTCGAAACGATTGCTATAGAATAAGCTCCTTGATACAAATCTTCGAGAGAATTTTCTCAATCCCAAGGTTCTCTTGCCGGCACTAGCTGTCCAGCCTTGCAGAAACCCGCTGCGTTTCTTGTGAATCGGTCGTGCCTGCCATGAATGAAACTGCTGTCTTGAATCCAGTCCCTGCAACCGCCCGTTTCGGCCGTTCCATTCCGGCATCCCTGGCGGTCCCGCTCGCCCTCTTGGTGGTCTTCGTTGTTCTGCTGTACGCCGGCGTCGCCGCCAAGCTGGTCTATGACTGGTACGACCTGCCTGATTTTTCCCACGGCTTCATCGTTCCGTTGTTTTCGGCCTTTCTCATTTGGGAGCGCCGCCGCAATATCGCCAGCACGCCTCTGCAGCCCACCTGGTCCGGCATTCCGGTCGTCCTGCTCGGTCTACTCTTTCTGCTGACCGGACGCTTCGGCGCCGACCTTTTCCTCTCGCGCCTTTCGTTTCTGATCCTGCTGTGCGGCACGATCTGGACCATCGCAGGTCGCCCCATGCTGCGCGCCCTTCTGTTCCCCATCGGCGTGCTTCTCTTGGCGATTCCACTGCCTGCCGTCGTCTTCAACCAGCTCACGTTCCCGCTGCAGATGTTGGCTTCGCGCGTCGCCTCCGCCATGCTCCCCTGGGCGGGTGTCCCCGTCCTGCGCGAGGGCAACGTGATCAATCTGCCAGCCATGCAGCTTGAAGTTGCCGAAGCCTGCAGCGGTATCCGCAGCATGATGAGCCTCTTCACCGTGGCAGTCTTCTTCGGCTATCTCTTCGAGAAGGACAACTTCCGCCGCATCCTGCTCGCCCTATCCAGCCTGCCCATCGCGGTTGCTGCCAACGCGCTCCGCATCTTCGGCACCGGCCTTTGCGTTCAGTACTGGGATCCGGACAAGGCCATGGGCTTCTTCCACGAATTCTCCGGCTGGCTCATGTTCCTCGTATCGCTCAGCTGCCTCTACTTCATCCACATCGCCACCCGTCGCATCGGCCGCCACGGCGGAACTGCGCAACCCGCATGAAATCCACCAAGCTCTGGACCGTCGTCGCCCTTCTCCTGCTCACGCTGGTGCTCATCAAGCTGCGTGGCGACACCGATCGCACGCCGCCCAGCCAGCCGCTCGCCCAATTGCCGTCCGATCTGAACGGGTGGACGGGTCACGACATCGCCATCCCTCAGGAGCAGTTGGACATCCTCGGAAAGGGCGTCTTCCTCAATCGCCTCTACCAGGGCGGCAACACACCGGGCCAGTCCGCTACCGTCGGCCTGTTCATCGGCTACTTCCCGACCCAGCGCTCCGGTCAGTCGATCCACTCGCCCCAGAACTGCCTTCCGGGCGCCGGCTGGAACTTCGACTCCTCCGGCACCACGGAACTCCATGACGTCTCCGGCACGGATCGCGTCGGCGAATACGTCATCTCCAACGGCGCGCTTCGCCAGGAAGTTCTCTACTGGTACCGGAGCCATGGCAGCAATATCGCAAACGACTATGCCGCCAAGTTCCACATGCTGCGCGACTCCATCCTCTACGGCAGGACGGACGCCGCTTTGATCCGGGTGATTACCCCCGTGGTCCCCGGCGAACCGCTTTCCGCGGCCCACGACCGGGCTGTTCACTTTACCGAACAGCTGCTCCCACTCTTGCCGGCCTATATCCCAAATTAGTTGCAGCGTGCCGAACCACCTTTGCGGTACGCTCAGGTTTACTGTTATGACCCAGCGTTTGTTGCCCCCCTCGGTTGCCCCCGTCCTGCTCGCGTGTAGCCTGCTGCTTTCCGCCACCGCCTGCAAGAAAGATCCCAACGTACAGAAGCAGAAGTACGCGGATAGCGGCGAGCGCTACATGAAAGAGGGCAAGTTCCGCGAAGCCGGCATCCAGCTCGCAAACGCCATCCGCATCGATAAGAACTACAGCCGGGCGCATTACGACCTCGCCAAGACCTACCTGTCCATGGGCGTTCCCATCAGCGCCTACCAGGAACTCCTGCGCACCGTCGACCTGGATCCCAACAACAAGGACGCCCGTCTCGATCTAGGCAAGATGCTCATTGCCGGCGGCCTTCCAGACCGCGCCATGGAGCAGGCCAAGGCCGTGCTCGCGCTGGACCCCAACAACGCCCAGGCGTACGCACTTCGTGCCGAAGTCGAGCATGCCCACAAGGACAACGACGCCGCCCTCGACGACGCCAAGCATGCCCTGCAGCTTGCCCCCAACGACTCCTCACTTCACGCCCTGCTTGGCGTTCTTCAGGCCAACAATCCATCCAACCCTGAAGCCAAGTCCGAGCTGGAAAAGGCCGTTAATCTCGATCCCAAGAACGCCTCCGCACGCATCGCCCTCGCAGAGGTGCTCAATGCCAGCGGTGACGCGAACGGTGCACAGCAGCAGCTTCGCCAGGCCATCGTTGCGGCGCCCAACGCGCTCCAGCTTCGCGTCGCCCTCGCAGCACTCCTGCGCAGGAATGGCGATCAGGCCGGCGTCGTTCAGACTTTCCAGAGCGCTGCCAACGATCTCCCGGACAACGAAGCCGCGGTCGCCATGCTGAAGGACTTCTACCTCACGCAGAACAAGACCGCCGAGGCCAGGGCAGCCTATACCTCGCTCATGCAGGCTCATCCCAAGAGCACGCCGATCAAGATCGCCTATGCGCAGATCCTTATGCAGAGCGGCGACACTGCCGGTGCACAAACGGTCGTCAATGATCTTTCCAAGAACGACAGCAAGAACCCGCAGGTCCAGGTACTCAACTCCCTTCTGCTGCTGAAGCAGGGCAAAATCGATGACGCCTACGCTCTGGAACAGAAGGGCGCACGCAACGCTCCGGAAAACATTCCGCTCCAGCTTCTGCTCGGCCGCACCGCGCTTGCCAAGAACGACATGACCATGGCGGAAAACGCCTTCCGCGCCGCGGCTCACGTGGATCCGACCAACCTGGAAGCTCTCAAGGGCCTCGCCTCTGTCGCCATGGTTCGCGGCGATAGCAACACGCTCTCCCAGGTCGCCACCGACACTCTCACCGCGCATCCGGGTACCGAAGACGCTTTCCTGTGGCGCGCCACTGCCGCTGCCAGCCAGAAGGAGTGGGCCCACGCTCAGGCCGACCTGGACAGTGCGCGCAAGCTGAACCCCAACGACGCCCGCGCCCTCTTGCTGCAAGGCCAGATCCTGAACGCCCAGGGCAAGACCGGCGAAGCCCGTTCGTCGTTCGAACAGGCGTATCAGAAGGACCCGCACTCGGCGGAAGCACTCAGCGCGCTCACCACCATGGATCTCGCCGCCAAGCAGCCCCAGGCTGCCCTGAGCCGCATCAACGCAGCCCTGCAGCAGTCGCCGGACAATCCCCAGGTGCTCTACCTGAATGCCATGCTGCAGATGTACATGAAGAACTATCCGGCAGCGAAGGCCTCCGCGGAAAAGGTCGTCCAGGCCAACCCGGCGAATGAGGCCGCGCTTCAGCTCTACTCGCAAGCACTGGTCGCCACCGGTGGCACCGACCAGGCTCTGACCCTATGGCAGAACTGGTTCAAGAGTCATCCGACCGATGCTCGCGCTGCCCTTCTGCTGGGAACGCTCGAAGAGGCCAAGGGCGATACCTCCAAAGCGCAGGACTACTACAAGCAGGCGCTCCAGATCCACCCCGAAGACGGTGCCGCCAGCAACAACCTGGCTTTCCTCATGGTCGAAACCGGCGGCAACACCGATCTTGCCCTCAGCTACGCCCAGACCGCCCGCAAGCAACTGCCGAATTCGCCCAGCACCGCAGATACCCTGGGCTGGGTCTACTACCACAAGGCAACTTACTCCATGGCCCGCGATCTTCTTGAGGATGCGGCCCGTCAGGCTCCACAGGATCCCAACATCCAGTACCACCTGGGCGCCACCTACGCCAAGCTGAACGACAAGGCCAACGCCCTGCAGCACCTTAAGCAGGCCGTCACCCTTGCACCGGACAGCCGCGCCGGCAAAGCAGCAGCCTCCACCATCTCGCAGCTCGGCTAAGCTTCACTCCCTTCCACAACGTAAGAACGCCCGCGATGGCTCACCGTCGCGGGCGCTCTTATCTCCAGCGCAAACTTCTCACCGGCCTTTCGCCTTCGCGAAAGCTGCCTGAAGCTCCCGCAGCATCGCCGCCTCGCTGAACTTCTCCGCCGCCCGCAGACGACCGGCCTCTCCCATGGCGCGTCCGCGCTCAGGATTCTGCAACACTTCAAGCAGCGCCTCGGCCAGCGCTTCCGGCTGTTCCGGCGGGACCAGCAAACCGGTCACGCCCTCCTGCACCGCCTCCGCGTTGCCGCCCACGGTGGTCGCCACCACCGGCAGTTCCGCGGCCATGGCCTCGACGATCGCGTTTGAAAAACCTTCAGACCGGGACGGCAGCACAAACACAGTAGCTTGCCGCAGCACGTCCATCGGCCGCGCCACACCTCCCAGGAATCGCACCCGGTCGGCGATGCCCAGCTCCGCCACTCGCCGCTCCAGCCCCGCCACATACTCCGCTTCCAGCGGCTGTCCTGCCAGCCAGAACTCCACCTCCGGGCGGCTTCGCAGCACCAGCGCCGCCGCTTCCAGCAGCGTGTCCTGCCCCTTCACCGCGCGCAGGTTTCCAACGGTCACCA contains:
- the xrtA gene encoding exosortase A — protein: MNPVPATARFGRSIPASLAVPLALLVVFVVLLYAGVAAKLVYDWYDLPDFSHGFIVPLFSAFLIWERRRNIASTPLQPTWSGIPVVLLGLLFLLTGRFGADLFLSRLSFLILLCGTIWTIAGRPMLRALLFPIGVLLLAIPLPAVVFNQLTFPLQMLASRVASAMLPWAGVPVLREGNVINLPAMQLEVAEACSGIRSMMSLFTVAVFFGYLFEKDNFRRILLALSSLPIAVAANALRIFGTGLCVQYWDPDKAMGFFHEFSGWLMFLVSLSCLYFIHIATRRIGRHGGTAQPA
- a CDS encoding exosortase C-terminal domain/associated protein EpsI — protein: MKSTKLWTVVALLLLTLVLIKLRGDTDRTPPSQPLAQLPSDLNGWTGHDIAIPQEQLDILGKGVFLNRLYQGGNTPGQSATVGLFIGYFPTQRSGQSIHSPQNCLPGAGWNFDSSGTTELHDVSGTDRVGEYVISNGALRQEVLYWYRSHGSNIANDYAAKFHMLRDSILYGRTDAALIRVITPVVPGEPLSAAHDRAVHFTEQLLPLLPAYIPN
- a CDS encoding tetratricopeptide repeat protein; translation: MTQRLLPPSVAPVLLACSLLLSATACKKDPNVQKQKYADSGERYMKEGKFREAGIQLANAIRIDKNYSRAHYDLAKTYLSMGVPISAYQELLRTVDLDPNNKDARLDLGKMLIAGGLPDRAMEQAKAVLALDPNNAQAYALRAEVEHAHKDNDAALDDAKHALQLAPNDSSLHALLGVLQANNPSNPEAKSELEKAVNLDPKNASARIALAEVLNASGDANGAQQQLRQAIVAAPNALQLRVALAALLRRNGDQAGVVQTFQSAANDLPDNEAAVAMLKDFYLTQNKTAEARAAYTSLMQAHPKSTPIKIAYAQILMQSGDTAGAQTVVNDLSKNDSKNPQVQVLNSLLLLKQGKIDDAYALEQKGARNAPENIPLQLLLGRTALAKNDMTMAENAFRAAAHVDPTNLEALKGLASVAMVRGDSNTLSQVATDTLTAHPGTEDAFLWRATAAASQKEWAHAQADLDSARKLNPNDARALLLQGQILNAQGKTGEARSSFEQAYQKDPHSAEALSALTTMDLAAKQPQAALSRINAALQQSPDNPQVLYLNAMLQMYMKNYPAAKASAEKVVQANPANEAALQLYSQALVATGGTDQALTLWQNWFKSHPTDARAALLLGTLEEAKGDTSKAQDYYKQALQIHPEDGAASNNLAFLMVETGGNTDLALSYAQTARKQLPNSPSTADTLGWVYYHKATYSMARDLLEDAARQAPQDPNIQYHLGATYAKLNDKANALQHLKQAVTLAPDSRAGKAAASTISQLG